One Moorella sp. E308F genomic region harbors:
- a CDS encoding shikimate kinase — translation MPDNIVLIGFMGSGKTTAGKILAASLGWSFLDTDAMIEEDAGLSIKEIFARYGEQYFRKLEQAAVARAAAARGAVIATGGGAVLSGDNVRRLREGNKVVWLQVRLETALQRAGVKGDRPLLQGRRREEVAGLFKRREPYYTFADVYIDTDGKDADAVAGEIKEALKLWLASLK, via the coding sequence ATGCCGGACAATATTGTTTTGATCGGCTTTATGGGCAGCGGCAAAACGACAGCAGGGAAGATCCTGGCAGCCAGCCTGGGCTGGTCTTTCCTGGATACCGATGCCATGATTGAAGAGGACGCCGGTTTGTCTATTAAAGAAATTTTTGCCCGCTACGGAGAGCAATATTTCCGGAAACTTGAGCAGGCGGCAGTTGCCCGGGCAGCTGCTGCCCGGGGGGCAGTTATTGCCACCGGCGGGGGGGCCGTCCTTTCCGGAGACAATGTCCGGCGCTTGCGGGAAGGCAACAAAGTTGTCTGGCTCCAGGTACGGCTGGAAACGGCCCTGCAGCGTGCCGGGGTGAAGGGGGACCGCCCCCTCCTCCAGGGACGGCGCCGGGAAGAGGTGGCCGGGCTCTTCAAGCGCCGCGAGCCCTATTATACCTTTGCCGATGTATATATCGACACTGACGGTAAAGATGCAGACGCCGTGGCCGGAGAAATAAAGGAGGCTTTAAAATTATGGCTGGCGAGCTTAAAGTAA
- the aroC gene encoding chorismate synthase: protein MLRYLTAGESHGRGLSVIVEGMPAGVPLTAEDINTWLARRQGGYGRGGRMSIERDRVEILAGVRGGYTLGSPVALFIANRDWANWQEIMAPGPEARAERVVTRPRPGHADLAGGLKYHQADLRNILERASARETAARVAAGAAAAALLKELGIELAAHVVRIGPVAVKGAVELSAARQAWESPVYCADPEVSRAMVAVIEEARQKGDTLGGVVEVLAAGVPAGLGSHVHWDRRLDGRLAQALMSIPAIKGVEIGAGFELASIPGSLSHDAIAYREGQGFYHPTNRAGGLEGGMTNGEILVLRAAMKPIPTLMQPLPSVDFLTKKPVTAAVERSDVCAVPAVAVVAWAAVAWVLAGAVMEKFGGDYLPEIQERMAAYRQYLSGI, encoded by the coding sequence TTGCTGCGTTATCTTACCGCGGGGGAATCCCACGGGCGGGGTTTAAGTGTGATTGTTGAGGGTATGCCGGCCGGGGTACCCCTCACGGCTGAAGATATTAATACCTGGCTGGCCCGCCGCCAGGGCGGTTACGGCCGCGGCGGGCGCATGAGCATTGAACGGGACCGGGTGGAGATCCTGGCCGGGGTAAGAGGCGGCTATACCCTGGGTAGCCCCGTCGCCCTTTTTATAGCCAACCGGGACTGGGCCAACTGGCAGGAGATTATGGCTCCCGGCCCCGAGGCCCGGGCCGAGCGGGTAGTTACCCGGCCGCGGCCGGGGCATGCCGACCTGGCGGGAGGTTTGAAATACCACCAGGCGGACCTGCGCAATATCCTGGAACGGGCCAGTGCCCGAGAAACGGCGGCCAGGGTGGCGGCCGGGGCTGCGGCTGCTGCTTTGCTCAAAGAACTGGGGATTGAACTGGCGGCCCATGTGGTCCGGATTGGACCGGTTGCAGTTAAAGGGGCGGTAGAATTGAGTGCTGCCCGGCAGGCCTGGGAGTCGCCCGTCTACTGTGCCGACCCGGAAGTCAGCCGGGCAATGGTAGCAGTTATTGAAGAAGCCCGGCAAAAGGGGGATACCCTGGGAGGAGTGGTGGAAGTACTGGCGGCCGGCGTACCAGCCGGGCTGGGCAGCCATGTTCACTGGGACCGGCGCCTGGACGGGCGCCTGGCCCAGGCTTTAATGAGCATTCCGGCCATCAAAGGGGTAGAAATCGGAGCCGGTTTTGAGCTCGCAAGTATTCCGGGAAGCCTGTCCCATGATGCCATCGCCTACCGGGAAGGACAGGGCTTTTACCATCCCACCAACCGCGCCGGCGGCCTGGAGGGTGGTATGACCAATGGAGAAATCCTTGTCCTGCGGGCGGCCATGAAACCAATCCCCACCCTGATGCAGCCCCTGCCCAGCGTTGATTTCCTGACAAAAAAACCTGTTACGGCTGCTGTGGAACGTTCTGACGTCTGCGCCGTCCCGGCAGTAGCGGTCGTTGCCTGGGCGGCGGTGGCCTGGGTCCTGGCCGGGGCAGTGATGGAGAAATTTGGCGGCGATTATTTACCAGAAATCCAGGAGCGAATGGCCGCTTACCGGCAGTACTTAAGCGGTATTTAA